A genomic segment from Comamonas terrigena NBRC 13299 encodes:
- a CDS encoding serine/threonine protein kinase produces the protein MSTARPKPAPLPPDTLIGEYRLLGRLAAGGFGVVYLAVDAMGQQVAIKEYIPAALSTRAPGALVPQVEPENTALYRLGLKSFFEEGRALAQISHPSVVSVLNFFRENDTVYMVMNHLKGATLQDFVITARTRRQGKVLRESTIRSLFDEVLHGLRAVHQHRMLHLDIKPANLFITDDDRAVMIDFGAAREAINKEAPFVRPMYTPGFAAPEMYLRDARLGPWTDLYGVGACIYACMTGLPPSDVLQRQKKDRLPMALGRLRGIYSDNLLDVVRWCMAMDPLARPQSVFALHKALSHGACRRYTPLSMAEKVRLQLEALLTDPPRPATTRYRPTQALAR, from the coding sequence ATGTCGACTGCACGGCCCAAACCGGCCCCTCTGCCGCCCGACACCCTCATCGGGGAATACCGCCTGCTTGGCCGCTTGGCGGCCGGGGGCTTTGGGGTCGTCTACCTGGCGGTCGACGCCATGGGTCAGCAAGTGGCGATCAAAGAATACATCCCCGCCGCCCTCAGCACCCGCGCGCCCGGCGCCCTGGTGCCGCAGGTGGAGCCGGAAAACACCGCGCTCTACCGCCTGGGCCTGAAAAGCTTCTTCGAGGAAGGTCGGGCGCTGGCGCAGATCTCCCACCCTTCGGTGGTGAGCGTGCTCAACTTCTTTCGCGAAAACGACACGGTCTACATGGTGATGAACCACCTCAAGGGGGCCACCTTGCAGGACTTTGTCATCACCGCCCGGACCCGCAGGCAGGGCAAGGTGCTGCGCGAATCGACCATCCGCTCGCTGTTCGACGAGGTGCTGCACGGCCTGCGCGCCGTGCACCAGCACCGGATGCTGCACCTCGATATCAAGCCGGCCAACCTCTTCATCACCGACGACGACCGGGCCGTGATGATCGACTTCGGTGCTGCGCGCGAGGCGATCAACAAGGAAGCTCCGTTTGTGCGCCCCATGTACACCCCGGGCTTTGCTGCGCCCGAGATGTACCTGCGGGATGCCCGCCTGGGACCGTGGACTGATCTCTACGGGGTGGGGGCCTGCATCTACGCCTGCATGACCGGACTGCCTCCCAGCGATGTGCTGCAGCGCCAGAAGAAGGACCGCCTGCCCATGGCGCTGGGCCGGCTGCGCGGTATCTATTCCGACAACCTGCTGGATGTGGTGCGCTGGTGCATGGCCATGGACCCGCTGGCCCGGCCGCAGTCGGTGTTTGCGCTGCACAAGGCGCTGAGCCATGGTGCGTGCCGCCGCTACACCCCCTTGTCGATGGCCGAGAAAGTGCGGCTGCAGCTGGAAGCGCTGCTGACCGACCCGCCGCGCCCGGCCACCACCCGTTACCGCCCCACGCAGGCACTGGCGCGATGA
- a CDS encoding SPOR domain-containing protein, protein MSSEHHAPPVLSADNPLMPRLYQAAIGPLQTAYYQRQFERFDALGKPLPSWNWAAGCCTLGWMALRGLWRHAAVYAGVLVAVVALWWTLGLNQLLPRPAALALALLLVLLAVLLPGLGGNALYHRAVRERTMQALTRSRTLGEAMALLETQAPTPIRLQWATTGHALSALLVAGLVWGLSTLSTPGPVHTGPTQQDTARALAALAPTPTADTPPAPPAAAETAPAAPDSPPASGSAAGNAAPLSPLEQPGQTDAAAPGAPAAAVVPSALAASSVAAVTASAAPAPAALPESAKPAPVPAAPASAKTPSTDKADHASPATPNERTKDKAGSKTDKAPGKVDKANKADQADKPDSKHAAAGKTVLQPRKYYLNSGLYAQADNAQRVTRRLREAGQPVFTQLLESRQGEVTRIRVGPFDSRAQAEAAASKIQGMKLEAQVFRHLPD, encoded by the coding sequence ATGTCTTCGGAGCACCACGCACCCCCAGTCCTGTCAGCCGACAACCCGCTGATGCCCCGCCTCTACCAGGCGGCCATCGGCCCGCTGCAGACGGCCTACTATCAGCGACAGTTCGAGCGCTTTGACGCGCTCGGCAAACCCCTGCCCAGCTGGAACTGGGCTGCCGGCTGCTGCACCCTGGGCTGGATGGCCTTGCGCGGTCTGTGGCGCCATGCCGCCGTGTACGCCGGCGTGCTGGTGGCGGTGGTGGCACTGTGGTGGACCCTGGGCCTGAACCAGTTGCTGCCCCGCCCTGCGGCCCTCGCACTGGCCCTGCTGCTGGTGCTGCTGGCCGTGCTGCTGCCCGGCCTGGGCGGCAATGCCCTCTACCACCGCGCGGTGCGCGAGCGCACCATGCAGGCACTGACCCGGTCGCGCACCCTGGGCGAAGCCATGGCCCTGCTGGAAACCCAGGCCCCCACCCCCATCCGCCTGCAATGGGCCACCACCGGCCATGCACTCAGCGCCCTCCTGGTGGCCGGCCTGGTCTGGGGGCTGAGCACCCTGTCCACGCCGGGCCCCGTCCACACTGGCCCCACCCAGCAGGACACCGCCCGTGCCCTGGCGGCCCTGGCCCCCACCCCGACCGCAGACACGCCCCCGGCGCCCCCTGCTGCGGCAGAGACCGCGCCCGCTGCGCCGGACAGCCCCCCTGCATCCGGCTCTGCGGCCGGTAACGCAGCTCCGCTGTCCCCGCTGGAGCAGCCCGGTCAGACTGATGCCGCCGCCCCAGGCGCTCCCGCTGCTGCGGTGGTCCCCTCGGCCCTGGCGGCCTCCAGCGTTGCGGCCGTGACCGCTTCCGCAGCGCCAGCCCCGGCGGCATTGCCCGAGAGCGCCAAGCCGGCGCCGGTGCCCGCAGCACCGGCTTCCGCCAAGACCCCCTCCACGGACAAGGCCGACCACGCCAGCCCCGCCACCCCGAACGAGCGCACCAAGGACAAGGCCGGCAGCAAGACCGACAAGGCCCCCGGCAAAGTGGACAAAGCGAACAAAGCGGACCAGGCCGACAAGCCCGACAGCAAACACGCCGCCGCCGGAAAGACCGTGTTGCAGCCCCGCAAGTACTACCTGAACAGCGGCCTCTACGCCCAGGCAGACAACGCCCAGCGCGTGACCCGCCGTTTGCGTGAAGCCGGCCAGCCGGTCTTCACCCAGTTGCTGGAATCACGCCAGGGCGAGGTCACCCGCATCCGCGTGGGCCCGTTCGACAGCCGCGCCCAGGCCGAGGCCGCAGCCAGCAAGATCCAGGGCATGAAGCTGGAAGCCCAGGTCTTCCGCCACCTGCCCGACTGA
- a CDS encoding efflux transporter outer membrane subunit: MRTCKACAPGAARPVRTAWLALGLPVLLTACAHLPDWQGKAVLQQPVPQTLQAAAGAPQVAWPQDRWWLRYGDSQLDSLIAEALEHAPDMAAAAARVRQAQALLGVSEAATAPQLSANASASGDKFSYHYLTPSSMVPRGLNDVGRATLDLGWSLDLWGRHRAAVAAASGELQARQADAAQARLVLASSVAAAYADLVRLTVTEQTLAQSLQVRTTTARLFAERFAHGLENQGGVHSANARQAAARAEWLQAQEQLALQRHRIAALMGAAPDRGAAITIPASTLQQPWQQQWALPDQLPASLLGRRPDVVAARLQAQSLESRVAAKQAEFYPDVNLSAFIGVQSLGLDMLTKGGSSVASVGPAISLPLFNGGRLRSELGAARAQYDEAVALYRNTLNHALQEVADNAVSQRALQQQLQAMEQAVHAATEAHRVARNRYEGGLATHLDVLSAEDQLLASVRQLVDVQARALSLDIALHRALGGGWQEAPSPQTAQSSAARVTPRIPPA, encoded by the coding sequence ATGAGAACATGCAAAGCTTGTGCGCCTGGGGCAGCCCGTCCCGTGCGCACCGCCTGGCTGGCACTGGGCCTGCCGGTGCTGCTGACCGCCTGCGCCCATCTGCCCGACTGGCAGGGCAAGGCGGTGCTGCAACAGCCCGTCCCGCAGACGCTGCAGGCGGCGGCCGGTGCCCCGCAGGTGGCCTGGCCGCAAGACCGGTGGTGGCTGCGTTACGGCGACAGCCAGCTGGACAGCCTGATCGCCGAAGCACTGGAGCACGCACCCGACATGGCCGCCGCAGCTGCCCGCGTGCGCCAGGCCCAGGCGCTGCTGGGCGTGAGCGAGGCGGCCACGGCGCCACAGCTGTCGGCCAACGCCAGTGCCAGCGGCGACAAGTTCAGCTACCACTACCTGACCCCTTCTTCCATGGTGCCGCGCGGTCTGAACGATGTCGGTCGCGCCACGCTGGACCTGGGCTGGTCGCTGGACCTGTGGGGCCGACACCGTGCCGCCGTGGCCGCCGCCTCTGGCGAGCTGCAGGCGCGCCAGGCCGATGCGGCCCAGGCCCGTCTGGTGCTGGCCAGCAGCGTGGCGGCGGCCTACGCCGATCTGGTGCGCCTCACGGTGACCGAGCAGACCCTGGCGCAATCGCTGCAGGTGCGCACCACCACGGCCCGGCTGTTTGCCGAACGTTTTGCCCATGGACTGGAAAACCAGGGTGGCGTGCACAGCGCCAACGCTCGGCAGGCGGCAGCCCGGGCCGAATGGCTGCAGGCCCAGGAGCAGCTGGCGCTGCAGCGCCACCGCATTGCCGCGTTGATGGGGGCCGCGCCCGACCGGGGGGCCGCCATCACCATCCCGGCTTCCACCTTGCAGCAGCCCTGGCAGCAGCAATGGGCCTTGCCGGACCAGTTGCCGGCCAGCTTGCTGGGCCGCCGCCCCGATGTGGTGGCGGCACGCCTGCAAGCCCAGTCCCTGGAGTCGCGCGTGGCCGCCAAGCAGGCCGAGTTCTACCCGGACGTGAACCTGAGCGCCTTCATCGGGGTGCAGTCCCTGGGCCTGGACATGCTGACCAAGGGTGGCTCCAGCGTGGCCAGCGTGGGCCCGGCCATCAGCCTGCCGCTTTTCAACGGCGGCCGTCTGCGCTCCGAGCTGGGCGCTGCGCGTGCCCAGTACGACGAGGCGGTGGCCCTGTACCGGAACACGCTCAACCACGCGCTGCAGGAAGTGGCGGACAACGCCGTGAGCCAGCGGGCGCTGCAGCAGCAGCTGCAGGCCATGGAGCAGGCTGTGCACGCCGCCACCGAAGCCCACCGCGTGGCCCGCAACCGCTACGAAGGAGGGTTGGCCACGCACCTGGATGTGCTGTCGGCCGAAGACCAGTTGCTGGCCAGCGTGCGCCAGCTGGTGGATGTGCAGGCCCGTGCGCTGTCGCTGGACATTGCGCTGCACCGTGCGCTGGGCGGTGGCTGGCAGGAAGCCCCGTCGCCACAGACCGCCCAATCCTCTGCGGCCCGGGTCACCCCCCGCATTCCCCCGGCGTGA
- a CDS encoding HlyD family secretion protein, with amino-acid sequence MTDNASSVSANPVVREQRRNKLLAGLAGAVVVASVAGGGYWWLHASHFVSTDNAYAAVEVAQVTPSVGGTVLEVLVKDTQAVKQGEVLVRIDPTDARLALAQAEAELARAVRRVKGYVANDGGLKAQVAAREADQKSAAAQLTAAQADMARATIDLQRREALAHSGSVSGDELTNAQNAFAAAKARLASAQAAQAQAEANREAAVGAKQVNATLIEGTTAETNPEVLLALARRDQAQVDLDRTTVRAPVTGVVAKRSVQLGQRVAAGAPLMSVVPVQQMYVDANFKEGQLGKVRVGQSVELQADLYGSQVVYHGTVAGLSGGSGAAFAAIPAQNATGNWIKVVQRLPVRVQLDPTELAAHPLRVGLSMNVTVDTRSGGEPAARVASTTAAQ; translated from the coding sequence ATGACTGACAACGCTTCTTCCGTGAGCGCCAATCCCGTGGTGCGCGAGCAGCGCCGCAACAAACTGCTGGCCGGTCTGGCCGGTGCGGTGGTGGTCGCCAGCGTGGCGGGCGGTGGCTACTGGTGGCTGCATGCCTCCCACTTCGTCTCCACCGACAATGCCTATGCGGCGGTGGAGGTGGCCCAGGTCACTCCGTCCGTGGGCGGTACCGTGCTGGAGGTGCTGGTGAAGGACACCCAGGCCGTGAAGCAGGGGGAGGTGCTGGTGCGCATCGACCCCACGGATGCCCGGCTGGCGCTGGCCCAGGCCGAAGCCGAGCTGGCACGCGCCGTGCGCCGCGTCAAAGGCTATGTGGCCAACGACGGTGGCCTGAAGGCGCAGGTGGCCGCCCGCGAGGCGGACCAGAAGAGCGCCGCCGCCCAGCTGACGGCGGCCCAGGCCGATATGGCCCGCGCCACCATCGACCTGCAGCGCCGTGAAGCCCTGGCCCACAGCGGCTCGGTCTCGGGCGACGAGCTGACCAATGCCCAGAACGCCTTTGCCGCTGCCAAGGCCCGTCTGGCATCGGCCCAGGCGGCGCAAGCCCAGGCCGAAGCCAACCGCGAAGCCGCCGTGGGCGCCAAGCAGGTGAACGCCACGCTGATCGAAGGCACGACCGCCGAGACCAACCCCGAAGTGCTGCTGGCGCTGGCCCGCCGCGACCAGGCCCAGGTGGACCTGGACCGCACCACGGTGCGGGCGCCGGTGACCGGTGTGGTGGCCAAGCGCAGCGTGCAGCTGGGCCAGCGCGTGGCGGCGGGGGCGCCGCTGATGTCGGTGGTGCCGGTGCAGCAGATGTATGTGGATGCCAACTTCAAGGAAGGCCAGCTGGGCAAGGTGCGCGTGGGCCAGAGCGTGGAGTTGCAGGCCGACCTGTACGGCAGCCAGGTGGTCTACCACGGCACCGTGGCCGGCTTGAGCGGGGGCTCGGGGGCGGCGTTTGCCGCCATTCCGGCCCAGAACGCCACCGGCAACTGGATCAAGGTGGTGCAGCGCCTGCCCGTGCGCGTGCAGCTGGACCCGACCGAGCTGGCCGCCCACCCGCTGCGTGTGGGCCTGTCCATGAACGTGACGGTAGACACCCGCAGCGGCGGTGAGCCGGCAGCCCGCGTGGCGTCCACCACGGCCGCGCAGTGA
- a CDS encoding TetR/AcrR family transcriptional regulator, protein MRTKTEEKRQAILDVAAATFGELGFERTSMSEICARLGGSKATIYNYFPSKEALFVEVMFQASEADFQNTMLALQADSQDLPAALRTFGRRFLALLYAPEVTAVRRLLVAEGERSQVGARCYDQGPRRGHALISGFLQQAMDRGALRSAPAELATRHLLALLEAELLERFLFQHLPLPAPAELDACADRGVEAFLHLYAPAAPAGAQR, encoded by the coding sequence ATGCGGACGAAAACGGAAGAAAAGCGGCAAGCCATCCTGGATGTGGCTGCAGCCACCTTTGGCGAACTGGGCTTCGAGCGCACCTCCATGTCCGAGATCTGCGCCCGGCTGGGCGGCTCCAAAGCCACCATCTACAACTACTTCCCGTCCAAGGAAGCGCTGTTTGTGGAAGTGATGTTCCAGGCCTCGGAGGCCGACTTTCAGAACACCATGCTGGCCCTGCAGGCCGACAGCCAGGACCTGCCGGCCGCCTTGCGCACCTTTGGCCGGCGCTTTCTGGCCTTGCTTTATGCCCCTGAGGTCACGGCCGTGCGCCGCCTGCTGGTGGCCGAGGGCGAGCGCTCCCAGGTAGGGGCCCGCTGCTACGACCAGGGCCCGCGCCGGGGCCATGCCCTGATCAGCGGCTTTCTGCAGCAGGCCATGGACCGCGGCGCATTGCGCAGCGCCCCGGCCGAGCTGGCCACACGCCATCTGCTGGCCTTGCTGGAGGCCGAGCTGCTGGAGCGCTTCCTGTTCCAGCACCTGCCGCTGCCCGCCCCCGCCGAGCTGGATGCCTGTGCCGACCGGGGGGTCGAGGCCTTTCTGCACCTCTACGCCCCGGCAGCCCCGGCAGGCGCGCAGCGCTAG
- the rdgB gene encoding RdgB/HAM1 family non-canonical purine NTP pyrophosphatase — MKIVLASNNRGKLAELQSMFAPLGVELICQGDLFEGEAPEPFGTFVENALSKARFAAEKTGLPAIADDAGLCVDAFGGLPGVDTAYYCTQFGMEKSDANNVTALLNNLEGQANRRAAMVSTLVGVRSPKDPEPLIAVGRVRVEIATERRGSNGFGFDPVLVIPELGKTFAEMDPAFKNDHSHRGRSTRAMMDLLRHSWLAA, encoded by the coding sequence ATGAAAATCGTTCTCGCCTCCAACAATCGCGGCAAGCTGGCCGAGTTGCAATCCATGTTCGCACCCCTGGGTGTGGAGCTGATCTGCCAAGGCGATCTGTTTGAAGGCGAAGCGCCCGAGCCGTTTGGCACCTTTGTCGAAAACGCGCTGTCCAAGGCCCGTTTCGCTGCAGAGAAGACCGGTTTGCCCGCCATTGCCGACGATGCCGGCCTGTGCGTGGACGCCTTCGGCGGCCTGCCGGGGGTGGACACGGCCTACTACTGCACCCAGTTCGGCATGGAAAAAAGCGATGCCAACAATGTCACGGCGCTGCTGAACAACCTGGAAGGCCAGGCCAACCGCCGCGCCGCCATGGTCAGCACTCTGGTGGGTGTGCGTTCGCCCAAGGATCCAGAGCCGCTGATTGCAGTGGGCCGCGTGCGCGTGGAGATCGCCACCGAGCGCCGCGGCAGCAACGGCTTTGGTTTTGACCCGGTGCTGGTCATTCCCGAATTGGGCAAGACCTTCGCCGAAATGGACCCCGCCTTCAAGAATGACCACAGCCACCGTGGCCGCAGCACCCGCGCGATGATGGATCTGTTACGCCACAGCTGGCTGGCCGCATGA
- a CDS encoding DHA2 family efflux MFS transporter permease subunit: MAEANFAPLTIGGKPLTGGMLWLAALVLAAANFVAVLDMTIANVSVPSIAGNLGATTSQGTWVITSYAVAEAISVPLTGWLAARFGAVRVFSVAMGLFGVASLLCGLANSLGFLVFARILQGFAGGPLMPLSQTLLLRIFPPRMAPAAIGLWSMTTLIAPVLGPIVGGWICDNYSWHWIFLINIPVAIGCAFAAWNLLRRYELALRRNPIDTVGLGLLIVWVGALQLMLDEGKNLDWFASPTIVVLAVVAAVGFAAFLIWELHEEHPIVDLRVFRHRGFTMSVLTISLTFAAFFAANVLTPLWLQSFMGYTATDSGMVTAWTGLFALCVAPMAAGLSAKVDPRRLIFAGVLWLGLMTFWRTVATTDMGYWDIALPLMFMGFGLPFFFIPTTGLALASVEPQEMDNAAGLMNFLRTLSGAAAVSLVNTAWEDGTTRQHAELVGLTDRSGEVLQGLRASGMSPDAALSALDQLLTSQSVMLATNQIMFTIAICFVVGACVIWLAPKPTRVVEPGAGGH, encoded by the coding sequence ATGGCTGAAGCAAACTTTGCGCCGCTGACCATCGGCGGCAAGCCGCTCACCGGCGGCATGCTGTGGCTGGCGGCCCTGGTGCTGGCCGCTGCCAACTTTGTGGCCGTGCTGGACATGACGATCGCCAACGTCTCGGTGCCCAGCATTGCCGGCAACCTGGGCGCCACCACCAGCCAGGGCACCTGGGTGATCACCAGCTACGCCGTGGCCGAGGCCATCAGCGTGCCCCTGACCGGCTGGCTGGCGGCGCGCTTTGGCGCGGTGCGCGTGTTCTCCGTGGCCATGGGTCTGTTCGGTGTGGCGTCGCTGCTGTGCGGGCTGGCCAATTCGCTGGGCTTTCTGGTGTTTGCGCGCATCCTGCAAGGCTTTGCCGGCGGCCCGCTGATGCCGCTGTCGCAGACGCTGCTGCTGCGCATCTTTCCGCCGCGCATGGCGCCGGCCGCCATCGGCCTGTGGTCCATGACCACGCTGATTGCGCCGGTGCTGGGGCCGATTGTGGGCGGCTGGATCTGTGACAACTACAGCTGGCACTGGATCTTTCTGATCAACATCCCCGTGGCCATCGGCTGTGCGTTTGCGGCCTGGAACCTGCTCAGGCGCTACGAGCTGGCGCTGCGCCGCAACCCCATCGATACCGTGGGCCTGGGCCTGCTGATCGTCTGGGTGGGCGCATTGCAGCTGATGCTGGACGAAGGCAAGAACCTGGACTGGTTCGCCTCGCCCACCATCGTGGTGCTGGCTGTGGTGGCCGCTGTGGGCTTTGCGGCCTTTCTGATCTGGGAGCTGCATGAAGAGCATCCCATCGTGGACCTGCGCGTGTTCCGCCACCGGGGCTTCACCATGAGCGTGCTGACCATCAGCCTGACGTTTGCGGCCTTCTTTGCCGCGAATGTGCTGACCCCGCTGTGGCTGCAGAGCTTCATGGGCTACACGGCGACCGATTCGGGCATGGTCACGGCGTGGACCGGCCTGTTTGCGCTGTGTGTGGCGCCCATGGCGGCCGGCCTGTCGGCCAAGGTGGACCCGCGCCGGCTGATCTTTGCCGGCGTGCTGTGGCTGGGTCTGATGACCTTCTGGCGCACGGTGGCCACCACCGACATGGGCTACTGGGACATCGCACTGCCGCTGATGTTCATGGGCTTCGGGCTGCCGTTCTTCTTCATCCCCACCACCGGGCTGGCGCTGGCCAGCGTGGAGCCCCAGGAGATGGACAACGCCGCCGGGCTGATGAACTTTCTGCGCACGCTCTCGGGCGCCGCTGCGGTGTCGCTGGTGAACACCGCCTGGGAAGATGGCACGACGCGCCAGCACGCCGAGCTGGTCGGGCTGACCGACCGCAGCGGCGAGGTGCTGCAGGGGCTCAGGGCCTCGGGCATGTCGCCGGATGCGGCCCTGTCCGCGCTGGACCAGCTGCTGACCAGCCAGAGCGTGATGCTGGCCACCAACCAGATCATGTTCACCATCGCCATCTGCTTTGTGGTGGGAGCCTGTGTGATCTGGTTGGCCCCCAAGCCCACGCGGGTGGTGGAGCCAGGGGCTGGAGGGCATTGA
- a CDS encoding CsbD family protein, protein MNTDQVKGALKEAAGKVQQKAGELIDSPGQQAKGLAKQVEGAAQKKVGDVKEAVDDARKASK, encoded by the coding sequence ATGAATACCGACCAAGTCAAAGGTGCGCTGAAGGAAGCTGCAGGCAAGGTGCAGCAAAAAGCCGGCGAGCTGATCGACAGCCCCGGACAACAGGCCAAGGGACTGGCCAAGCAGGTGGAAGGCGCCGCCCAGAAGAAAGTGGGCGATGTGAAAGAAGCCGTGGACGATGCGCGCAAGGCATCCAAGTAA
- the hemW gene encoding radical SAM family heme chaperone HemW gives MNIPIHPAASLETQAPLGQAPKDVQHYMRAGTLGLPALPPLSLYIHLPWCLKKCPYCDFNSHEHREGGGVRDIPEQRYIDALMADLEASLPLIWGRTVHSVFIGGGTPSLFSPESIDQLISGLRARLRMEPDCEITMEANPGTFEKDRFRAFRHAGISRLSIGVQSFDDRFLSAIGRVHSGDQARAAVEEAAGAFETFNLDIMYALPGQTELDLVRDLEAALSFKPPHISIYHLTIEPNTYFAKYPPQVPEDDAAYDMLDRITAMTGAAGMQRYEISAYARDGHQCFHNTNYWQFGDYLGIGAGAHGKLSFAHRIVRQVKIRDPQRYMDAALAGHALASDTDVRRKDLPFEYMLNALRLRSGFAVQDYLDRTGLPISTIRSALDEAERKGLITQSLGHVTPTERGFDFLSDLQELFLAPE, from the coding sequence ATGAATATTCCCATCCATCCCGCTGCATCGCTGGAGACACAGGCCCCGCTGGGCCAGGCTCCCAAGGATGTGCAGCATTACATGCGCGCCGGCACGCTGGGCCTGCCGGCGCTGCCACCGCTGTCGCTGTACATCCACCTGCCCTGGTGCCTCAAGAAATGCCCGTACTGCGACTTCAACTCGCATGAGCACCGCGAAGGCGGCGGCGTGCGGGACATCCCCGAACAGCGCTATATCGATGCGCTGATGGCCGACCTGGAAGCCAGCCTGCCGCTGATCTGGGGCCGCACTGTGCACAGCGTGTTCATTGGCGGCGGCACGCCCAGCCTGTTCAGCCCGGAGTCCATCGACCAGCTGATCAGCGGTCTGCGTGCGCGCCTGCGCATGGAGCCGGACTGTGAAATCACCATGGAGGCCAATCCCGGTACCTTCGAGAAAGACCGCTTCCGGGCCTTTCGCCATGCCGGCATCAGCCGCCTGTCGATCGGGGTGCAGAGCTTCGACGACCGCTTTCTGAGCGCCATCGGCCGTGTGCACAGCGGCGACCAGGCGCGCGCGGCGGTGGAGGAGGCGGCGGGTGCCTTCGAGACCTTCAACCTGGACATCATGTATGCGCTGCCCGGCCAGACCGAGCTGGATCTGGTGCGCGATTTGGAAGCGGCGCTGTCCTTCAAGCCGCCGCACATCTCCATCTACCACCTGACCATCGAGCCCAACACCTACTTCGCCAAGTACCCGCCGCAGGTGCCCGAGGACGATGCCGCCTACGACATGCTGGACCGCATCACCGCCATGACCGGTGCAGCGGGCATGCAGCGCTACGAAATCTCCGCCTATGCGCGCGACGGCCACCAGTGTTTCCACAACACCAACTACTGGCAGTTCGGCGACTACCTGGGGATTGGCGCGGGCGCGCACGGCAAGCTCAGCTTTGCCCACCGCATCGTGCGCCAGGTGAAGATCCGGGACCCGCAGCGCTATATGGACGCCGCGCTGGCCGGCCATGCACTGGCCAGCGACACCGATGTGCGGCGCAAAGACCTGCCGTTCGAATACATGCTCAACGCCCTGCGCCTGCGCAGCGGCTTTGCGGTGCAGGACTATCTGGACCGCACCGGTCTGCCCATCAGCACCATCCGCAGCGCACTCGACGAGGCCGAGCGCAAAGGCCTGATCACCCAGTCCCTCGGCCATGTGACGCCCACCGAGCGCGGGTTCGACTTCCTGAGCGACCTGCAGGAGCTGTTTCTGGCGCCAGAGTGA
- a CDS encoding PP2C family protein-serine/threonine phosphatase, with the protein MKFAVFQLSRQGGRAVNEDRMGYSYTREAGLFLLADGMGGHADGEVAAQMALQSIAARFQREATPALADVKGFLEASLLSAHHQILRYARTRYQSDTPRTTLVAAVVQQGQVCWVHCGDSRLYWVRAGRLLQRTRDHSFAEMARSGALLPGDAVQNRNVLFTCLGATQRPVFDLEGPHRLLPGDRLLLCSDGLWDALPDAALLHGLCTAPLDAAVPALVDAALQAAGAHSDNVTALAVEWQPGMELPGGVAAPAGSFGLRAPKLPGG; encoded by the coding sequence ATGAAGTTCGCGGTCTTCCAGCTCAGCCGCCAGGGCGGGCGTGCTGTCAACGAAGACCGCATGGGCTATAGCTACACCCGTGAAGCCGGGCTGTTTCTGCTGGCCGATGGCATGGGCGGGCACGCCGATGGCGAGGTGGCGGCGCAGATGGCGCTGCAGTCCATTGCCGCCCGGTTCCAGCGCGAGGCCACGCCCGCGCTGGCCGATGTGAAGGGGTTTCTGGAAGCCTCGCTGCTGTCCGCCCACCACCAGATCCTGCGCTATGCGCGAACGCGCTACCAGTCCGACACCCCCCGCACCACGCTGGTGGCGGCCGTGGTGCAGCAGGGCCAGGTCTGCTGGGTGCATTGCGGCGATTCGCGCCTGTACTGGGTGCGCGCGGGCCGGCTGCTCCAGCGCACGCGCGACCATTCCTTTGCCGAAATGGCCCGCAGCGGGGCCCTGCTGCCCGGCGATGCGGTGCAGAACCGCAACGTGTTGTTCACCTGCCTGGGCGCGACCCAGCGCCCGGTGTTCGATCTGGAGGGGCCGCACCGTCTGCTGCCGGGCGACCGGCTGCTGCTGTGCTCCGACGGTTTGTGGGATGCGCTGCCCGATGCCGCGCTGCTGCACGGCCTGTGCACCGCGCCGCTGGATGCCGCCGTCCCCGCGCTGGTGGATGCCGCACTGCAGGCCGCCGGCGCCCACAGTGACAATGTGACGGCCCTGGCCGTGGAATGGCAGCCGGGCATGGAGCTGCCCGGTGGGGTGGCGGCCCCGGCCGGGAGCTTCGGCCTGCGTGCACCCAAGCTGCCTGGCGGCTAG
- a CDS encoding I78 family peptidase inhibitor produces MRTVLWMGIPLVAALTGCAGMGSGGPGHGNPGAPAQPLQRCDAAAAQWAVGKTNTVQHVEEARRRSGALMARVLRPGQATTLEFNAERLNLLVDATGRFTTASCG; encoded by the coding sequence ATGCGTACTGTGCTTTGGATGGGTATTCCGCTGGTGGCTGCGCTGACCGGTTGTGCAGGCATGGGTTCGGGTGGCCCTGGTCACGGCAATCCGGGCGCGCCGGCCCAGCCGCTGCAACGCTGTGACGCTGCGGCCGCCCAGTGGGCCGTGGGCAAGACCAACACCGTGCAGCATGTGGAAGAAGCACGCCGCCGCTCCGGCGCGCTGATGGCCCGTGTGCTGCGCCCCGGTCAGGCCACCACGCTGGAATTCAATGCCGAACGCCTGAACCTGCTGGTGGATGCCACCGGCCGATTCACGACGGCCAGCTGCGGCTGA